Part of the Catalinimonas alkaloidigena genome is shown below.
CAGCTATAATGCCCATGCATATAGTGTGGAAGAGTGTTCTGAAGCTGGTTGTCATGTATTAGTTGTTATCGTAGAGGGTATGCTTATCTGTTCAGCCTTGTAGGCGTTTGTATACTCAAAGCAGAGAAGATAAGTGAAGCTTGTCACCTATCCTCTCTTCAGTATATGAGAATTATAGCGTATGTGTCTGATTAATATCCTTCGTTTTGTACCAGATGTTCGTTGTTTCTAAGTTCATCTGTAGGAATAGGATAAAGAAGCTCTCTTTCAGTTAGCGTAGGGCCGTTGATGAACTGATAGCCTACATAATCTTCAAACTCCAGGGTGTTGAGGTTAAAGCCTTTTCTGATTCTCACCATATCAAACCAGGTTTTGTTTTCGTAGCTCAGCTCATGCCAAAGCTCTTTCCACACCGCTTCTCTAAACTCATCTTTACTCAGTCCGGAGAGCTCAGGCAGCTCTGCCCTTCTACGAATTTTATTCACTGCTTCATAAGCTTCAGCAGTAGGCCCTGAGACTTCGTTGGAAGCTTCTGCGTAAATGAGTAAAACTTCAGCATAGCGTATAAGAGGCCAGTTAAGGTCACTGCTAGCCGTATTAAGATTGGCTTCTACATCAAAATGCTTATACAGATAGTAGCCCCCCAGGTTGATAGTATCTGACCTATCGGCTTTAAGTGAATAGTAGTGGTAATAAAACTGTTTTTCTTCGGCTCTCTTATCGCCGGGCTCGTAAGACTCCACAAATTTTTCTTCTGCAAAAATAGCCCCTGTCTGTGCAGAATAGGCAGAGATGTTCTGGTTATAAGGGATAATAAGAGGCTGCCAGTTCGCTGGATCTACAAACGCAGCAAACTGTACCATAAAAATGTGCTCTCCTGTATTTTTCAAAGCCGGGTCATGCAAGTCGTCATAGCCAGGGAAGAGGGCAAACTCGCCTGAGTCAATCACTTCTTTGGCTTTATTCGCCGCTCTTTGATAGTACTCACTCCCTTTTTGCAAAGGATAGCCCGCCATGGTAAGGTATACACTAGACAACAAAGATTTTACAGCACCCAGCGTAGCTCTCCCATCGGGGTCGGTGTATGGAAGTCCAGACTGCTCTGCTTCTATCAGATCAGCTACAATCAGCTCATACACTTCTTCTACTGAAGACTGAGGGGGGTAAAGTATGGGCGAATTCAAATCCACAGGCTCGGTAATCAGCGGTATTTCACCAAAAATTCTTACCAAGTTATAATAATAGTATGCACGTAAAAACCTGGCTTCGCCCAGCAGCCTTTGCTTGAGGCCTTCATCCATAGTGATACCAGGGATATTAGCCAGGGCAATGTTGGCATTGGCTATTCCACGATAGCTGCTGTTCCAGTGGGTTACACCATACCCATTGTCCGAAGTATTAACCAGGTCACGAATGATCTGACTATCTTGGGCTTGCCCCAATTCGGTATTGGCTAGGCCGGTCTGAAACTCCAGCATCAGCCAGGGGCTTCCTCCGTAGCCTCCCCCCCTGATATCTTTCAGGCTGGCATAGATGGAAGTTATTGCACTTTCGGCATGCCCTTGTGTTTGAAAATAATTTTCAACAGTAAAATTAGACGGATCAGATTCATCCAGAAAATCAGTACAGGCAGTACCCATCATAGAAAGTAGTGCTACAAGGCACAAAGAGCAGTATGTATTTATATTAAATTTCATAGTATTATCGTTTTTCTGTCAGTCAGGAATTTTAGAAAGAGGCATTCAAACCGATCATAAATACTCTGGGCTTAGGGTATTCATTGTAGGAAATATAGCCCTGCCCAAAGGTATGCCCTGAAGTCTGAGACTCGGGATCATAGCCGGGAAATTCCGTACTGAGAAAGAAGTTCTGTACTGAGCCGTATACTCTGAGTCTTTTCAGCCTAAGCCTGTCAGTAATCTCTGGAGAGAAATTGTAGCCCAGCAAGATATTTCTGCCTCTGATGAATGAGCCATCATAGATTTTAGAGGCATCATCGTTGGTATCATAACCTGCCGCGATAGGGCGGATCTGGGCAATGCGCGTATCCTGATTGTCTGGCGTCCAGGCGTCGAGCACTGAGGCAAAACTGTTAGCAATTCCCTGGCGGTCTTCCAGTGAGTGTTGCGCTCTCCATAGTACTTCGTTTCCGTACTGAAACTGCAGGTCAATCAGCAGGTCAAAGTTTTTGTACTTAAACGTATTGCTAAATGTGCCGAAGCCATCGGGAATACCTTTACCCAGAATAGCGCGATCTGCCTGGTTGATTTTGCCATCCTCGTTAATATCCAGATACTTTACATCTCCGGGAAGGCGGTTGTACTGGGCGGCGGTTGATTCTTCATCGGTATTCCAGGTACCTACATGCACCAGCCCAAAGAAAGTACTCACCGGCTCACCCACTCGAATAATGTTAGCACCGTTGAAGATATCACTACCACCGGAGAGCGCGGTCACTTCATTTTTATTGATTGAGATATTAAAGTTGGTAGACCAGCTAAAGTCATTATTCTCTACATTGATCGTATGGATGGCGAACTCCACTCCCTTGTTTACCATGCTTCCGATGTTTTTGGTGACGGTAGTATATCCGCTACTTGCAGGTACCGGAGATTGTAAAAGCATGTCGGTCGTTAGCTTACGATACACATCGGCTTCCAGTGACAAACGACCATTGAACAGCCCCAACTCAACACCGGCGTCTATTTGTTTGGTTTTCTCCCATTGTAAACTTGGATTAGCCAGACGGTTGATACCAGTACCGGTATTCAAACTTCCTCCAAATATGTAATTGTAGTTTTGCATACCTGCCAGCGCCTGATAAGCTGCGATCTCTGAGTTTCCAGTTACTCCATAGCTGGTGCGTAACTTTAGATTGTAAATGGCGGGAATATTTTTGATAAACTCCTCTTCAGACACTCGCCAGGCCAGCGCCGCAGAAGGGAAAAACGCATAACGGTTAGCTTCACCAAATTTTGAAGAACCATCCATACGTCCGGTCACAGTTACCAGATACTTATCCAGCAGGCCGTAGTTTATTCTACCAAAATAGGAGTTAAGTCCGTAGCCATAAGCATTTGAGTTTGGTGCTACTACCACTGAGCCCGCCCCCAGATTGTTGAAGCTATAATAATCATCAGTAAAGTTCTGGGTTCTCGCATTGAAGCTAAAGCGGTCAATGTGCTGCCAGGAGACTCCTAAAAGCCCTGTGAATGTATGGTCTTCAATTTCTTTGGTATAGGTGAGATAGTTTTCCAACTGCCATGAGACATGCTGGTCCGTAGTTAAAGAGGCATCACCTTTCTGGTTGCTGGAGATAAAACTAAGCTCGCGCCCACCATAGGTACTGATTCTTTGTTCAATATTATTAACACCTACTGTAGTTCTCAGGTCCAGCCCTTCAGCTAAGGTGATGTTGGTAAATACATTACCCAGCACGGTATTGGTTTTCAGGTAGTTTTCGTATTCCTCACCAACCCTTACCGGATTAGGACCACCTTCCATACCCGGATAGTCAGAGTTGCCTCCCCAGCTTCCGTCAGGATATTTTACCGGTACTATAGGCAGATTTTCCACCATATTTCTTCCAACCCAAACGCCCTGTACATGTCTTTCATTCTGATTGTTGTAACTGAGGCTACCTCCTACCTTAAACCACTCACGAATCTGGGTATCAAAAACAAAGCGGGCAGAGTACCTTTTTAACCAGGACTCTCTCATCAGGCCTTCTTCATTCACATAGCCTAAAAATGCGCCATAGCTGCCTTTCTCATTTCCTCCGGTAAAAGATAGCTGATGGCTCTGACTAAAGGCTTTCTGAGTGACTTCATCCTGCCAGTCCGTATCGTAGATCGGATCACCGTTCTCATCAAATAACCTGGGGTCGGTTCTTTTTAGTGCAGGGTCCTGATATTTGCCGGCGGCAAAACCTACCGGATCATATTTTTCAGCATTCTGATAGGCAATGTCTTCTACCATCAGAAACTCTTCTGAGTTTAGTAAGGGAATTTTTTTAGGAAGTGTACCTAAGCTAAAATAATTATTATAGCTAACCTCTCCACCATTTTTATTTCCTCTCTTAGTGGTCACCATAATGACCCCGTTAGCACCTCTGGCACCATAGATCGCGGTAGCCGAAGCATCTTTAAGTACTTCTATAGAAGCAATGTCATTGGGGTTAAGATAGTCAATGGGTGAACTACTGTTGGCCAGGCCTGAAGCTACCAGTATAACGCCATCCACTACGTAAAGCGGATCATTGGCTACACTTACAGAAGTGTTTCCCCTGATTCTGATATTAGTTTTCCCACCTGGACGCCCGGAGTTGGTAGAAACATTCACGCCTGTCATCCTACCTGATAGTGCCTGGTTGAGGGTCGCAGAAGGCCTTTCCTGTAGCGTTTCGCCTTTTACCGTAGAAACAGCACCTGTCAAGTCACTCTTTTTCTGCGTACCGTAGCCGATCACCACTACTTCGGAAAGAGATTGAATGTCAGGCATCATCTCCAGGTCAATAGTGGTACGGCCATTGATAGCAACTTCTTCAGTTACATAACCGATAGAAGAAAAAACCAGGCTAGTGACATCATCTGCAACACTGAGCCGATATGCGCCATCAATGTCAGTGACTGTACCGGAAGTTGTACCCTTAGCCAGTACATTGACACCAGGCAGTACTTCTCCACTCTCCCCATCTTTTACCGTACCACTAATCTGCTGCTCTACTGGTTTGGTTGCCGCAAGCTTTTGAGGAGAGCTGGCACTTTTTTCGTCTGCCTTAAACTGATTGACACTATTTCTCCAACTGGAGCTTTCATAAATGACATAATGCCCCTGCTTCAGCTTTTCGTACCTGAGGTCCAGTGGCAGGAGCAACTGATCCAATAATTCTTCCAGCGCTGTTTCTTCATTGCCAATAGCACGTACAGTGACACTATCAATCGTCTTTCCGCTAATCAGCTCGGTATTGTAGTTGAAACGTATTTTGTACGCTTTTTCCAGATCACGAATTACATTGATAAGGGCTTTGCCCGATGGTTGTTTAGGATTAGCGTAATTGTTTGGCTTTGTTAGCGTAGCTAACTCCTGCGCATTGATGTTGGGTATGACGAGTCCTAGCAGAGCTATCAACATCATACTTCTGATCAGATAAGCTTTTTTCATAATTGTTTTGTATTAGGGTTGTATTAGTAATATTGCCAACGTTCGTTTACGAGTTAATTTCCTGCGCTGGCAGGGTATCTTTTTTGTACTTGACCAGCAGTACATTATCTCGTTTGTGTATATCCAGTTTGAATGACTTGCTAAGGGTCTGGAGCAGAAGCTTTGGGTCATCAGCAGCATTTGAACCCGAAAATCTCAAATCAGCTATGCCACTATCTTCAAATTGTACCTCGTAGCCGTAATTGTCTCTGATCAGGCCGAACACCTCATCAAGAGGAGTGTTTTCAAACTGAAGCCGGTTGTGTCGCCAGGAAGTATACAGCTCTGTATTGACTGCCTGCTGGTGCATCCCTTCCTGACTGAACTCGAGCATCTCTCCCGGCATCAGCAAGCGCTCTTCTTCATCAACCTCTGCGGGAGCCTTTACCTTTACTTTGCCTTCATTGAGCACTACCTGTATCCGTGCCTGCCGGTCATTCACATTAAATTTGGTTCCCAGGACCTCTACACTCAGCCCCTGACGGGTATGCACTACAAATTGCTGGTCTTCTTCAGTATGCAGCACGGAGAAAAAGCCTTCACCAGTCAGCCAGACCTCTCGGACTTCCTCCTCATCCCAGTCATCATGCAGACGTAGACTAGAGTTGGCATTAAGCATCACTTCTGAACCATCAGGAAGTTCAATGGTACGTACTTCACCGTATGCTGTGCTGTACTCCTGAGTAAGCTTGGCAAAAAAGAGCTGATAGCATACCCCCAGCAGAAGCAATACTCCTCCGATGGCCGCAGCCATCTGTAGCCTGCCCATGGGCTTAACTTTTTTCTTGGGAAGTACGACTTCTTCCTGCTCTGTATCCAGAATGTACTCAAGTATGTTGTCGGCACGTTTATTATTCAGGTCCGGCATGTCCTCTAGCCTGGCCTGTACTTCTTCTATACCGGGCAGGTTTTTTGAGTCTTCGGTCTTGTTGATGTAAGTCATCAGCATTTCAAGCTCTTCCCTACTGCACTTGCCTGCGATAAACTTTTCAAAAAGCGCCTTTATGTATTGGTCTTCTTTCAAGAGTTTAATTGATTAGTCTTTATATATAGTACACCTCCCAAAGACAGATAGACGATCGTGCATCAAATATTTTTTTAAATATTTAAACAAGGGAAGAAAACATGAGCCCAGAAACCACTGCTTGTTTAATGTATTGCGGCTCAAACATTTCCATTCTGTAGCAGAAGGAAGCATTTCAGAAAGGCCATATGGTAGAATTACTTTGCGTGTGACTTATCAATCTGAACTATTATAGATATCAATTAAATATTGATGAAAGAAATTAGAGGAGGGGAGAGGCAATCACTTCCTGAAGCTAAGGGGGGGGATATGCGATGAGGGTAAGTCTTTACCTGGAAATGTTCACAGAAAAAGATGATTACAACAGACCAGCAGCATTGCTACATCTGCATGGGTGCGAAAGTATTCTTTGAGCGTTTTGGTAGCTTTTACAATTTGATCCTTCACCGTATTTGTAGAAATACCCAATTGCTGGGCGATCTCTTTATGGCTCAGGCCCTGCATCCGACTCATACGAAATATCCGCTGCCTTTGCGTAGGGAGCATGGCTATAATTTCGTTTTGCAGCTTCTCCAATTCATGATATGCAATCTGGTTTTCAGTCGCATGACAGATGTAGTCCTGCTGATAATACACCTGTGCCTTTAGCTTTTCGTCATTGGTTGCTTTCCTCAGCAGATTGTAAACATGATGCTTAGTGACGGTAAACAAATAAGGTTTAAAGGAGCGGCCAGAATCAAGCTGCTTTCGGTTTTGCCATATTTTCATGAACACCTCCTGCACTGTCTCTTCTGCTGTCATTTGTGAACGAGTGACCAAATAGCCATACTTATAAACTGTATTTTTGTACTGTTCAAATAATACCTTGAAAGCATTTTTATCTCCAGCTTTTAACTGTTTGATTAACTTTTCTTCATTTTTTTTTCTTAATACACTCAATCTTATAAGATTAAAAATTATTCATTCCAGGATTATATTTCCTACTTTATATTTAATGACATTTTTTACATTTTCAAAATTTAACAAAAATTTAATGAATAACTAAAAATTAACCAAAGACGCATAATTGTGATTATGAATTTTTTAGTTTAAAAAATGTATTTGTTTTTAGCCAGACAAGCTGACAGGCTTTGAAATCGTAAGCTGCGTCTAAGAGATGTTCTCTCATTTGCGCTAAGCATAGATATCTATGAGGTCTGCTGACACGAAATACAACTTCCCAAAAAGCTCACTTTCAAACAGCTTTCTTCCTTCTCACTCTATTCATGGTATTGCTTTCTCCTGTATAAGCTGCTTCATGGATAGGACAAAAGGATATGCTCTCCAGTGAGCAAAAGGATAGACTCTTTATTGTTTTTGAAGAAAAGAAATGATGAATTGTGCTCTGTGGCTGGCTGATGTTTTGGGTAGCTCATACAAGCTGTAGCCTAATTCAATGTAAATTTCTCTAAGTTTATCTCCAAAAGCTTTTGCCTGGAGGTATGTCATTTTACGTTCATCATCGGTAGTATAAATCTCTGGCCAGTCTGGCGTAACAAAGACTGTGGCATGGTAAGGGTAGCGCTCAGCTGCCTGCTGATATACCTGTAGATCTAACCCAAACAAATCAGCATAACCGATCATATCAGCAATGCCTCTATCAAAGAGGATAGGATGCGTAACCTGTGCATGCTCACGATAGTGATAAATAGCCCTGGAAAGCATCAGGTCAGTAAAGTGTTGAGGATCTATTTCCGGTACGCCTCTGCCACCAAAGCTTCTTTGTTCGGCAAGGATCTGACGAGCTGGCTCGTGGATTACAGGAATATGAAGTTTTTCTAATTCCGTGCATAGCGTTGATTTACCACTGCCCATAGCGCCTGTGAGAATAAAGTAGTGTTGCATACTTATTTCTATTGGTATGTGAGGTATAATTGTAATGATACCATCTAAAACCCGCTTGATGATATGAAGTTCGGCTTTGTTCTTCCTACGCTAGCGTAATACATCTTCAGGCTATTGACCTAAATGTATACATAACCAGTACAAACCTAATTTAAGTGGGCTGTGTACCCAGCGTGTTTTTTCGCTAACATGTTTGCGTCCCTCCCTCACAACCCTCTGAATGATGAAGATCATGTCTGTCATATCCCACCTTCCCTCCTACTTTACTTCAATATCTTTTGGCAGTGAGTGGGATCAAGCAATGAATCTGGTGACTGTTAGCCTTAAGCATAGATGTTAGAAAGCCTGTATAGGAAGGAACTGATGTTTCTCATACCTCTGAACTGTGTGCGTATAGCTATTTTGCTATAGACGCTTGATCTTAATATTGCGGAAATAGACCTTATCATGATGGTCGGTAAGCATTATATGTCCACTTGGCACCTCACCATAATTAGTGTAATTTTTAAATTTGGTATTCATTTTCTTTTGAAGAAAATCCTGACTTCCTCTTTCATAACTGACCACCTTTACTCCATTCAGCCAGTGTTCTACCTGATTATTTTTAGATACGATGCTTCCCTGGTTCCATTGTCCGGGAGGTAAAAGCTTTTTGTTTTCAGGACTGTATAAAAGATAAAGCGCGGCAGTAGTTACTGTTTCGTCTTTACGATCCTGTATATCAGGATTATTCACGTCGTCAATAATCTGATATTCTGGGCCATTTATCGCTGTTTCACCATTTTTTTCGTTGGTAATCTCAGCCACATAATACTTAATCCCACTGTTAGCCCCTTCGGTGAGGTTAAACTCAAAGCTAAGATTAAAGTCACCATATTTCTCTTTGGTGACAATGTTCCCTCCCTCATGCAATACCAAAGCTCCATTTTCTATTTCCCAGCCGTTTTCAGGGAATTGATCGGTACCCAGTTCTACCCAATGGTCAGTACCACTTCCATCAAATAACATGGTCCAGCCTTCGGACTCACTACTGCTGAACTGCTCCTTATCTTCTTTTGTAGCATTTTCTTCCTGACTATTCTCCGTATGATTTCCCCGGGGGCTGGAACAGCCTAAGACAGCAGACAAAAAAGTAAATATTACTATTGATTTGATCATCATGTTTCAAGTTATGGTTTAGTAAAAGTGATTTATGTTATAAATTCTATGAAAATATTTTTTGACAGAAATCCTATATTTTAGCAAGAGGATCAGCAAATTTTACCAGATCCTGAATCTGTTTTCCTTCATGCTCAAATCTGGCGAGCATATAAATATGACCATCTTTACCTACTGCAATGGAATTCACATAGGTAGGCCTTGAGCCATCCTGATAAAAAACACGACCATGATCCTGGTATTTTTGCCGTTGGATATTGTAGGTTACCAAATGCAAATTCTCCAGCCCCTTTGCCGCTCCTTTTGCTATGGATTTCTTACCCTCAATCCGCTTTCCATTTTTGTAGATAGGTCCACCGGTAAGATAATAGATGGTTTCACCATCGGGTGCTAACTGAAATCCCAGATAACCATAACTAAACTGGTCATACATACCACTTTTTCTGGAGGGTGCAGAGGTAATCCGCTCTACCAGTTCTACTGTCTTTTTGGTTGGGTCAAAGCGGAATAGATAGCCTGAGTTACCATGAACTCCATAGGCAACTTCTTCCGGAGGATACCAGAAAATTTTTCTCCAGTTGTAGCCCATACTGCCGGGTCTGTCGGTATCATATACGCCAAAATAGTCTCGCCTTAAATTCACTTCTTCCAATTTCTGTATTGCCCCCCTTTCTGGACAAAAGAAAAATATATCACCTTCGGCAGAAGAGAAATAAACTTTACCATCACGGGGGTCCACACACAAAGAGCGACAAAGTACCCGATAGTCTTCTCCCGGCACACCGGCTTCTCCCATAGCGGAGACCAGGCCATAGCTGGTCAGTTTGTCTTGGCAGATATCATACCTAATAAAATTTCCTTTGGGCCAGGTGATTCCATAAAGCTGCTTTCGCTGCTTATCCATCGTCATTGTCAGGATACCTTCTCCCTCCGGTACGGTCGCTAAATCTATGTATTTCCCAGTCCTGAGGTCATAAGCCAGAAAATGGCCACCACCGTAGCGTTGATATCCCGGGGGAGGGTTTTCTGGCATACGATCCATACCATTAATTAGTTCATAATACCCGATATGCGTAGCAAAGTAGAGCCTTCCATCATTTTCTTCAAAATTGACATGACTTTTACCCTGAGGTATTCGCTTCATGTCTTTCTCACCACATATTTCAGTTAAATCAGCTAGAAAGCTGATCTGATCAGTTTTGGGATCATATACACACATTTGTCCCCCTACTTCTATAGAGTCTGAAGAAAGTATGTAATAAATTTTGCCATCACTGGCTAAAGAAATGGCATTGTAAGTATCGTGTGCTTTGTCAAATCCAGAGAAATAGGGTTTTGCAATAAGGTGATCATTCTCTATATCACTTATTGCGTTAAGGTTGTTAGCTTCAATCATTTTTAATGTATTTCCTTTTACTAAGGAAGAATGATATAATCTATCCTCCATCAGCAAAGTTTTTATTCGTTTATTAATTTTGATTCTACTTTTTTCACACCGGCCTGCTTTGCCAGCTCTATCATTCCATTGATAATATTAGATTCTATATCCGGGGACCAGGTAGAAGGCAGACCATATACAATTTGCGAACTTGCTCCTTCATAGCCCCCCTCACGTAGAATAGTAGTTGAGGGAATATAAGCCATGACATCGTTGGAATACCCCAGGACAAATATTTCATGGCCAAAAATCTGCTTGAGGAGTATGGAATATTCTACCACCAACTCACCGCCCAAACTGAATATAGGCTGATCGCCTAACTTCAATATCTGCAGCGGATAAGGGTAGGAGCTTTCAAAAGCTTCGTCATGCTCCAGCTTGCTCAACATCTTCTGTGCCCACCTTTTCTGATAAGAGGATGATTCATCTATCATTTTTGTCAATGTTTCCTTGGTCGGCGGGCTGTCCAGCGACAAAGCTATCTCGGTATAAGCCGTGGTGAGATGCGGAGCCAGCTCTTTCATTTCTTCACTTAACACCCTCACAACTGCCGCAGCCAATGTCTGTCCGTACTGCTTTGCCAATGCCACCGTTCTTCTGGGCAGTGGATTCTGATCCGCACCAGCACCCTGAAAGAACAATGCGGTAGCATCGGGGTATCTTTTCTCTAATTCCATCTGGGCGAAACCCGGATAATCTCCTGACCATTGATAAAAACTGAGTACCGTAGGATGACAGGCATATCCAAATGCAATTGCCATCATCTCTCCCCCTTCTTTCTGAACTTTCATGACTGGCACCGCATAATCATTAGGCCCATTTAGATCGGTCTGCATATGTAAAGTAGCAGCATTGTTATTTCTTCTATTCACTTGAAAGCGGCTTGTGCCATTCCCTGTGAAGATCTTTACAGGTTCTAATGAGGCAAAAGCCTCGCTTACCAAATGCACAATCTGATCTTCCAAAACTGCCGAATAACCAGCTACTTCATTCAGTTGAGCCTCATTCAGCGGATAGATATCGGATAAAGATTCCTCCAGTACAGGTCCTGAATGGGTATGAGAGCTATTCAGGAGAATCTGCGCCCTTGTCAAGTTCAGTTTTTCGTTCAAACGATCTCTGATGCGATCCGATAATTTTTTAGGGACGCCTAGCAAGTCTGTAGAAATTAATACCGCCCGTTGACCAGACGCATCTTCTATGACCAGTGCTTTAGCCCATAAATCATGTAGCTTCCCTTCAGCGGGATGATCTCTAGCCCCATATCCAGCCATCCAAAGGTTTTGTTGGGGGGTAATGATCACTTTAGCTACACCTGCTTTCCAGCCCTCGGATGAAGATTGCGCATATACTATATTGGCGAAGAAAGCTGATGCCAAAACCGTTAGTATTAGTATTTCTTTCATCCTGCCGCGATATAAGATTTGATTTTACCCGCATTCTGCTGGATTTTCGCAATAGCTGAAGCTATATCATCCATATCAGATTTACTGCTCAGCAACATGCTTTGCGATATCCATACTGCTTCTTCATTACATATGATGTCATTTTCAGGGCACTGGTTTCTTTCATGGTAAGCATCAATATCCAGCATTTCCGGAGAATACATCCTCTGGTAATTCTTTGTCTTAAATGCATTCCCCAGGTAAGGCATCTTATTCAGAGGGGCGTAACCTTTGTAGCAGGGTACTCCTTCTGCCTGTAGTGCTTTCAGGAAAGTTTCTCTGGGAAGGCCCTCAAAACCTTCTTTTTTATACCGGAATGGAAAAAGATGGAAGGCTGCCCGGGTCACGTTTTCATATAACTTATAAGGTACAATACCAGGAATATCTTTGATTTGTGCCCTAAGATATTCGGCATTCCGGCTGCGGATCTCTGTTTGTTCTTCCAAACGCTTTAACTGTGCCAGACCGATAGCCGCCTGATATTCAGTGATGCGTAGTTTCGTTCCCAGCATGATAGTTCCGGCACCCACTTCCCCTACTACTGTTCCATAAGGGTTTCCGTAGTTATGGTAAGCGTAACACCTATCCATAAATTCATCATCATCACTCACTATTGCCCCACCCTCACCTATGGGTAAGTTTTTAGAATTTTGAAAACTAAAGCATCCGGCATGGCCGAAGGTGCCCATTTTTTTGTGGTTAATTTCGGCAAGCCATGCCTGGCAAGCGTCTTCTACAACTACCAGCTTATGTTTGTTTGCAATTTGCATGATCCTCTCCATATTACTGGGTAGACCTAAAATGTGTACCGGCATAATTGCTTTGGTACGAGGAGTGATTTTAGCTTCAATTTTATCAGGATCTATCTGAAATGTTTCAGGATCTATATCTGCAAAAACGGGAATCGCACCGGTTGCCAGGATGGCCTGTGCAGAAGCGATAAATGTATAGGGGGGCAAGATCACCTCATCACCACCCCCTACATCCTGCTGTACCAAAGCCGCTATCAAAGCATTGGTGCCATTTACTACCGCGAGAGCCCGTTTAGCGCCTATAGTCTCAGCCCATTTATTTTCAAACTCTTTGGCGATGTCAGATCTTGACCATACACCACTGCGAAGCACCTCAATTACCTTATCTTCATCTTGCTGAGGATGCCACTGGGGCCACTCGGGCCACTCTTCTTTTCTTACTGCTTCTCCACCCA
Proteins encoded:
- a CDS encoding 3-keto-disaccharide hydrolase, whose translation is MMIKSIVIFTFLSAVLGCSSPRGNHTENSQEENATKEDKEQFSSSESEGWTMLFDGSGTDHWVELGTDQFPENGWEIENGALVLHEGGNIVTKEKYGDFNLSFEFNLTEGANSGIKYYVAEITNEKNGETAINGPEYQIIDDVNNPDIQDRKDETVTTAALYLLYSPENKKLLPPGQWNQGSIVSKNNQVEHWLNGVKVVSYERGSQDFLQKKMNTKFKNYTNYGEVPSGHIMLTDHHDKVYFRNIKIKRL
- a CDS encoding neutral/alkaline non-lysosomal ceramidase N-terminal domain-containing protein, translating into MKEILILTVLASAFFANIVYAQSSSEGWKAGVAKVIITPQQNLWMAGYGARDHPAEGKLHDLWAKALVIEDASGQRAVLISTDLLGVPKKLSDRIRDRLNEKLNLTRAQILLNSSHTHSGPVLEESLSDIYPLNEAQLNEVAGYSAVLEDQIVHLVSEAFASLEPVKIFTGNGTSRFQVNRRNNNAATLHMQTDLNGPNDYAVPVMKVQKEGGEMMAIAFGYACHPTVLSFYQWSGDYPGFAQMELEKRYPDATALFFQGAGADQNPLPRRTVALAKQYGQTLAAAVVRVLSEEMKELAPHLTTAYTEIALSLDSPPTKETLTKMIDESSSYQKRWAQKMLSKLEHDEAFESSYPYPLQILKLGDQPIFSLGGELVVEYSILLKQIFGHEIFVLGYSNDVMAYIPSTTILREGGYEGASSQIVYGLPSTWSPDIESNIINGMIELAKQAGVKKVESKLINE
- a CDS encoding DegT/DnrJ/EryC1/StrS family aminotransferase, which codes for MLPISVNAEYFNPIISDKNKPALMGGEAVRKEEWPEWPQWHPQQDEDKVIEVLRSGVWSRSDIAKEFENKWAETIGAKRALAVVNGTNALIAALVQQDVGGGDEVILPPYTFIASAQAILATGAIPVFADIDPETFQIDPDKIEAKITPRTKAIMPVHILGLPSNMERIMQIANKHKLVVVEDACQAWLAEINHKKMGTFGHAGCFSFQNSKNLPIGEGGAIVSDDDEFMDRCYAYHNYGNPYGTVVGEVGAGTIMLGTKLRITEYQAAIGLAQLKRLEEQTEIRSRNAEYLRAQIKDIPGIVPYKLYENVTRAAFHLFPFRYKKEGFEGLPRETFLKALQAEGVPCYKGYAPLNKMPYLGNAFKTKNYQRMYSPEMLDIDAYHERNQCPENDIICNEEAVWISQSMLLSSKSDMDDIASAIAKIQQNAGKIKSYIAAG